In Clostridium sp. DL-VIII, the following proteins share a genomic window:
- a CDS encoding MFS transporter, with protein MSYIEKGTREFRLTSMALFAGGFNTFAIMYSTQPLMPFLSKEFGISPTVASLSLSVTTCTLAISMLLFGSISEVLGRKPIMCFSIFATSILAVLSAFAPNFSSLLIIRCLQGFVLAGLPAIAMAYISEEVDKSSLGMVMGLYISGNSIGGMSGRIIIGVITDFFNWRLALGCIGLLGLVASFLFWAKLPKSRHFEARAFEIKKLIKSSGNHLKNPKLLCLYCIGFLIMGSFVSLYNYIGYQLVEPPYNLSQTLVSFIFVIYIVGTFSSTFMGRLADKYGQYKILCVSLFIMLLGICITLNGSLFLKIIGIAALTFGFFASHSIASSWIGKISIHDKAQSSSLYLLFYYVGSSIGGTAGGRFWSSYGWSGVVGMISAFLIAALIILFVLSAIIKHTDYNKIKAHGLKV; from the coding sequence ATGAGTTATATTGAAAAGGGCACCAGAGAATTTCGCTTAACTAGTATGGCGTTATTTGCTGGTGGCTTTAATACTTTTGCGATTATGTATAGTACGCAGCCGCTTATGCCATTTTTATCTAAAGAATTTGGGATATCTCCTACGGTTGCAAGTTTATCATTATCAGTTACTACTTGTACTTTAGCAATAAGCATGTTGCTTTTTGGCTCAATATCAGAGGTACTTGGACGTAAGCCCATTATGTGCTTTTCTATTTTTGCCACATCAATACTTGCGGTATTATCTGCTTTTGCTCCTAATTTCAGCAGCTTACTTATTATAAGGTGCCTGCAGGGATTTGTTTTGGCTGGATTACCGGCTATAGCTATGGCTTATATAAGTGAAGAAGTTGATAAATCAAGTTTGGGAATGGTAATGGGTTTATATATAAGCGGTAATTCTATTGGAGGAATGAGTGGACGTATTATAATAGGTGTTATTACTGACTTCTTTAACTGGAGATTGGCTTTAGGCTGTATTGGCCTTCTTGGACTTGTGGCTAGTTTTTTATTTTGGGCTAAGCTGCCTAAATCAAGGCATTTTGAAGCAAGAGCTTTTGAAATTAAAAAGCTTATAAAGTCTAGTGGTAATCATTTAAAGAATCCTAAATTACTTTGTTTATACTGTATTGGATTTTTAATTATGGGAAGCTTTGTATCCTTATATAACTACATTGGTTATCAATTAGTTGAGCCTCCATATAACTTAAGTCAGACTCTAGTTAGTTTTATTTTTGTAATATATATTGTAGGAACTTTCAGCTCTACATTTATGGGACGTTTGGCAGATAAATATGGACAATATAAAATTTTGTGTGTTTCTCTATTTATAATGTTACTTGGTATATGCATAACTTTAAATGGAAGTTTATTTTTGAAAATTATAGGAATAGCAGCCTTAACCTTTGGCTTTTTTGCAAGTCATTCAATTGCCAGCAGCTGGATTGGTAAAATATCAATCCACGATAAAGCACAGTCATCATCGCTGTATTTATTGTTTTACTATGTTGGATCTAGTATAGGTGGGACTGCTGGGGGAAGATTTTGGTCTTCATATGGCTGGAGCGGAGTAGTGGGAATGATTTCAGCATTTCTAATAGCCGCACTCATAATTCTATTTGTCTTGTCAGCAATTATAAAGCATACAGACTATAATAAGATAAAGGCACATGGATTAAAAGTATAA